A stretch of DNA from Anaerolineae bacterium:
GAAATATCACGGGTGGCGCTTTTGGAATCCTCAGAAAGTTTGCGCACCTGATCGGCTACCACCGCAAAACCACGCCCATGCTCCCCCGCCCGGGCCGCCTCTACCGCCGCGTTCAAGGCCAGCATATCGGTTTTATCGGCAATGTCATCAATGGTTTCCACAATCCGGCCTATCTCTTTTGAACGCACCCCCATTTCTTTCACCTTACCCACCGCGTCTCCGGCAATCTCTCTAATATTATCTACAATGCCGGCCATTTCGTTGATCAACTCCGAGGTCGTTTGCACCCCTTGCGCCTGCTCCTGAGAACCCCGGGCTACTCCCTCTGCCGCACGGGCAATCTGTTCAACATTACCCGTCGCCTCGGTCACAGCCTGGGTCTGGCGGCTGGTCCCTTCGGCCACTTGCTGGCTGATGGAGGCCACCTGCTGGCTGGCCTGGCTGGTCTGCTCCGATGAAGCGTTCAATTGCTGGCTGGCGCTGGCCACCTGGTTGGCGCTCTGCTGGACCTGGTCAATGAGGTAGCGCAAATTATTAATCATCTGGCGGAAAGCATGGCCCAGCACATCCTTGTCGGATCGGGGGGTCACATCAACCATCAGATTTCCCTGGGCCAGGCAGTCGGCTACCTCGGCCATCTGCTGGATATAGGCAATCATGCGAGTGGAGGCTGCGGCCATGTCCCCCAGCTCATCCTTACTTTTAATGGTAATGGTCTGCTCGAGATCGCCTGTAGCAATACCTTCCGCTACGGTTGCCATCTGTTGAATGGGATTGACGATTTGCCTGATCATCATCAAAAACAAAGCTATCAGAATGGGGACTACAAAAACAAGCGCCAAACTTACCCTGATTAACGTGATACCCTCGTAGCCTAACATAAAAGCCACAATAGTGGCAAGGGTGACACAACTCAATAAAATAAAGGTCAACCGCATAGCAACACCCCGGCGATAAACCCAATACATTGTTGCCATAATCGTTATCCAGCCCACCACAATCGCGCTGAAGAGAATAAGGTAACTCATATAGTAATCTAGGTTCATTTCAAAAAACCTTTCCTGCAGAAATAACTTTAGGAATGATAGATGTTCAGAGGGGAACTTATCGGAAATTCAAGATTCCCTACGAGGTCCCCTGAGTTCCGGTATGGCGAATGGACAAGTTATTTAGATGTCATTCCTACCCCTCCCCGCTATGCCCATCCCCCTGATGATGGCCTAACGCCGGCTCCGGCTGCTGCTGTTTGCCCGATTTCCTGGCAGATTGCCAGCCGCGTTTCGGCTTTTCCGGTTCAACCTTGGGCACCCCGTTCACCCGGAACTGGCCCGTAGCCGCTTGCAGTTCTTCAGCCAGGGCGGCCAGTTCCTCCGCCGAGGCCACCACCTCTTCAATCTGGGCCGACATCTCTTCGGCGGAAGCGCTGATCTCTTCGGTGGCCGCGCTATTTTCTTCGGCCACGCTGGCCACGCCTTCCATAGCCTGGGTCACTTCCTGGCTGTTGGCCGCCATCTGTTCTGCCGCGGCCGTATTTTCCTCCACCACCGTGCTCACCGAATCTACCGCTGTCACCACGTCTCCACTTTTTTGCTTCAACTGGGCTACGGCTGAACCAATCTGTTCGGCCAACTCCGCCGCCTCTTCGGCAGCCCGCAAAATTTCCTGCAATGAACCGGTGGTGTCCCCGGCTAACTTAATGCCGTTATCCACTTCGGCAGTAGTGTTTTGCATGGCCGTTATAGCCTCGTTGATTGTAGCCTGCACCCGTTCAATCAACTCACCGATGTTGCGGGTGGCGTTTTTGGAATCCTCGGATAGTTTGCGCACTTGGTCGGCCACTACGGCAAAGCCGCGACCATGCTCCCCGGCCCGGGCCGCCTCAACTGCCGCGTTGAGGGCCAGCATGTCGGTTTTGTCGGCAATATCGTCAATGGTGTCCACAATGCGGCCAATTTCTTTAGAGCGAG
This window harbors:
- a CDS encoding HAMP domain-containing protein, whose amino-acid sequence is MNLDYYMSYLILFSAIVVGWITIMATMYWVYRRGVAMRLTFILLSCVTLATIVAFMLGYEGITLIRVSLALVFVVPILIALFLMMIRQIVNPIQQMATVAEGIATGDLEQTITIKSKDELGDMAAASTRMIAYIQQMAEVADCLAQGNLMVDVTPRSDKDVLGHAFRQMINNLRYLIDQVQQSANQVASASQQLNASSEQTSQASQQVASISQQVAEGTSRQTQAVTEATGNVEQIARAAEGVARGSQEQAQGVQTTSELINEMAGIVDNIREIAGDAVGKVKEMGVRSKEIGRIVETIDDIADKTDMLALNAAVEAARAGEHGRGFAVVADQVRKLSEDSKSATRDISNLIERVQGTVNEAIAAMEGAGIQVNSGAGGIIQAVTELKQKSNGVVAAIETVSTVVEENTGIAEEMAANAKEVTTSMDGIAGIAEENSAATEEVSASAEEMAAQIEEVVASSEELSTLAEELRMLTDQFRVDGARKVEPE